A single region of the Anticarsia gemmatalis isolate Benzon Research Colony breed Stoneville strain chromosome 19, ilAntGemm2 primary, whole genome shotgun sequence genome encodes:
- the AlaRS-m gene encoding alanine--tRNA ligase, mitochondrial, which translates to MLRLPVKRGRSLRCSGLRMKSSSSSIRSTFIEYFVNNHGHKQVKSSSVVPLYDPTVPFVNAGMNQFKGVFLGKVAAPCNRAVNSQKCVRVGGKHNDLEVVGTDGHHHTFFEMLGSWSFGDYYKKEACQMAWDLLLGPYRLKPENLMVTYFQGDASIGLTEDRECRDIWKSIGVADSRLRALGAGDNFWEMGASGPCGPCTEIHYINPDGSLTEIWNIVFIHYNREDDGRVRRLSRFHVDTGMGLERMAAILQAVPSNYDTDLFQPIIKAIEKNSKGVSTYGGSDSSPLDRAYRRLADHARMVSVCLADGVFPAASLNLKQIMRKSYKISTDVFQNPQLLRVLYDHVAESLGPTYPELVSKESQAKMIIEHEEQAYAKMKAGLVKKWRDLVTKFPEVEAFNDVELPSFPLGYKEFKETMSKQKETLIPGQLVFKLYDTHGFSEDLIERIAHLNHMTVDKQTFTQLLSKHRTRHKTAYKEQNNKATLFTEAVKQLKQNGHCSTNDSPKYDYKLNNNKVQFNTLKTKLIAILNEDLTWLDFLEPCENRPYYLVTQDTNFYCEEGGQTADDGMVYFSSKVAFQVDSVFKIQDFVFHKGYFAGKEYVRCGDLVDLEVNEEKRLRIMSNHSGVHLLNAAVRKVLPGSVVCATGSSATDKGLTLNLCVYGEKLTQNKMLDAQNLIRESIARDATVATRVVDSVQLSREPDVLTVPGETYPETGLRLVTVHPPLLSQELCCGTHVPSTGLLEEFCVTSVKGAASQTPTIHALTGQNAKQARELFCRAQKLDQVIDLIEPDRRKEEVSQIKRQLSELCGTSGAPYGEYADCLKLLDTFQKREINHNETALQSIAEAEVLAALAEARAGGRRFVVHFLRCSYLMRRGAVRPVLAAPRPAPALVLGCAGGVLVAGAAVPEDMCLGSFTAESWLRCTARALGADVLPDASRTHALMAHTKVSLINCEQLVQDAMRVAIKFAQSHIKEKSSTEHSHSKNRQHN; encoded by the exons ATGCTTCGTTTACCGGTAAAAAGAGGTAGGAGCCTGCGGTGCTCTGGGTTACGTATGAAGTCATCTAGCAGTTCTATAAGGAGCACCTTTATAGAGTATTTTGTCAATAATCATGGACATAAACAAGTCAAATCAAGTTCTGTGGTCCCCCTGTACGACCCCACAGTACCTTTTGTGAATGCTGGCATGAATCAG TTCAAGGGAGTATTTCTGGGTAAAGTAGCAGCTCCTTGCAACCGAGCAGTGAACTCACAGAAATGTGTGAGAGTGGGTGGCAAGCACAATGACCTGGAAGTGGTCGGTACCGATGGACATCATCACACATTCTTTGAAATGCTCGGCTCTTGGTCTTTTGGTGATTATTACAAG aAAGAAGCATGTCAGATGGCATGGGATCTGCTCCTGGGTCCTTACCGGCTTAAACCAGAGAACCTAATGGTTACCTACTTTCAAGGAGATGCATCAATTGGTTTGACTGAGGACAGAGAATGTAGGGATATATGGAAGTCAATTGG TGTGGCAGACAGTAGGCTCCGGGCCCTGGGTGCTGGCGACAACTTCTGGGAGATGGGCGCGAGCGGGCCCTGCGGCCCGTGCACAGAGATACACTATATTAACCCTGATGGCTCCCTCACTGAGATATGGAATATCGTCTTCATTCACTATAACAG agaAGATGACGGACGCGTGAGACGTCTGAGTCGTTTCCACGTGGACACGGGCATGGGGCTGGAGCGTATGGCCGCCATACTGCAGGCCGTGCCTTCCAACTACGACACCGATCTTTTCCAACCTATCATTAAAGCTATCGAGAag AACAGTAAAGGTGTGTCCACATACGGCGGCAGTGACAGTTCGCCGCTGGACCGCGCGTACCGGCGGCTCGCGGACCACGCGCGGATGGTCAGCGTCTGTCTAGCGGACGGAGTCTTTCCAGCCGCCAG TTTAAACCTGAAACAAATAATGCGGAAATCCTACAAGATCTCCacggacgttttccaaaatccCCAACTACTTCGAGTTCTATACGACCACGTGGCCGAATCACTAGGGCCTACGTACCCTGAGCTCGTCTCCAAGGAGAGCCAGGCCAAGATGATCATCGAGCATGAGGAGCAGGCCTATGCCAAGATGAAGGCTGGCTTGGTGAAGAAGTGGAGAGACTTGGTGACCAAGTTCCCTGAGGTGGAAGCCTTCAATGACGTTGAGCTGCCAAGCTTTCCGCTAGGTTATAAAGAGTTTAAAGAG ACGATGTCCAAACAAAAAGAAACTCTAATACCTGGACAATTAGTGTTCAAATTATACGACACGCATGGTTTCAGCGAGGACCTGATCGAGCGCATCGCACACCTCAACCACATGACAGTGGACAAACAGACATTCACTCAACTACTCTCCAAACATAGGACGAGGCACAAAACAGCATACAAGGAACAAAACAACAAAGCAACATTGTTCACTGAAGCTGTAAAACAACTCAAACAAAATGGTCACTGTTCGACAAACGACTCGCCGAAATACGActacaaattaaacaataataaagtgcAATTTAACACTCTAAAGACGAAACTAATAGCTATTCTTAATGAAGATCTAACTTGGCTAGACTTTCTAGAACCGTGCGAAAATAGACCTTATTACCTAGTGACTCAAGATACAAATTTCTACTGCGAAGAAGGAGGCCAGACAGCTGACGATGGAATGGTGTACTTTAGCAGTAAAGTCGCTTTTCAAGTGGacagtgtttttaaaatacaagaCTTTGTGTTTCATAAAGGCTATTTTGCGGGGAAAGAATATGTTAGGTGTGGAGATTTAGTGGACTTGGAAGTGAATGAAGAAAAACGTTTGAGGATAATGAGCAATCACAGTGGTGTTCATTTGTTGAACGCGGCGGTTCGTAAAGTGCTCCCGGGCAGTGTCGTGTGTGCCACAGGCTCCAGTGCGACAGACAAGGGCCTCACTCTGAACCTGTGTGTGTACGGAGAGAAGCTAACGCAGAATAAAATGTTGGATGCACAGAATCTTATTAG GGAATCGATCGCGCGCGACGCGACAGTGGCGACGCGCGTGGTGGACAGCGTGCAACTGAGCCGGGAGCCCGACGTGCTCACCGTGCCCGGGGAGACCTACCCCGAGACCGGCCTGAGGCTCGTCACCGTGCACCCGCCCTTACTCTCACA AGAGTTATGTTGCGGCACCCACGTGCCGTCGACAGGCTTGCTAGAGGAGTTCTGTGTGACGTCAGTGAAAGGCGCCGCGAGTCAGACACCCACCATACACGCGCTCACCGGCCAGAACGCTAAACAG GCTCGCGAACTGTTCTGCCGAGCACAGAAGCTCGATCAAGTGATAGACTTGATCGAGCCTGACAGAAGGAAGGAGGAGGTGTCCCAGATCAAGCGCCAGCTGTCTGAGCTGTGCGGGACTAGTGGCGCCCCCTACGGGGAGTACGCCGACTGCCTCAAACTATTAGACACGTTCCAGAAAAGAGAGATCAATCATAACGAAACAGCGTTACA GAGCATCGCGGAGGCCGAGGTGCTGGCGGCGCTGGCGGAGGCGCGCGCGGGCGGGCGGCGCTTCGTGGTGCACTTCCTGCGCTGCTCCTACCTCATGCGGCGCGGCGCCGTGCGGCCCGTGCTGGCggcgccgcgccccgcgcccgcgcTCGTGCTGGGCTGCGCGGGCGGCGTGCTGGTGGCCGGCGCCGCCGTGCCGGAG GACATGTGCCTGGGCTCGTTCACGGCGGAGTCGTGGCTGCGCTGCACGGCGCGGGCGCTCGGCGCCGACGTGCTGCCCGACGCCTCCCGCACTCACGCGCTCATGGCACACACCAAG GTATCTTTGATTAATTGCGAGCAGCTAGTGCAGGACGCCATGAGAGTGGCTATCAAGTTCGCTCAGTCGCACATCAAGGAGAAGTCGAGCACGGAACACTCTCACAGTAAGAATAGACAACACAACTGA